The following proteins come from a genomic window of Gossypium raimondii isolate GPD5lz chromosome 5, ASM2569854v1, whole genome shotgun sequence:
- the LOC105768440 gene encoding proton pump-interactor 1-like: MCYSFKTSISCKASCSLKKEANLKNAEAITKAAKRKYYEETEKLSELQYQFKAANDIQQEAYAQLQRLKKQSYEKNKHFWQYKDDLNKANELASKGYKVALQNFCINQIEHKRKWRWQKAEKVLAAKVVEKKKLMQSAPTESVSATASNRGKIKEAEEEKPKRTEEEESDRKAEELSKEDEAAKSKDQRRSEEVAKAKEALERKRGKAEKAKAREAKRAANEAVAKPPQNFRHSQHREKTSTEEAKARNCRRRLHQHQHPPLTSPVAGISSGVDKNINVG, from the exons ATGTGCTATTCTTTTAAGACTTCCATTTCTTGTAAAGCGAGCTGT TCTTTAAAGAAGGAAGCCAACCTCAAAAACGCTGAGGCGATCACTAAGGCAGCTAAGAGAAAATACTATGAGGAAACCGAAAAGTTAAGTGAATTGCAGTACCAGTTCAAAGCTGCAAATGACATCCAACAAGAAGCGTATGCGCAGTTGCAACGTTTGAAGAAACAATCATATGAGAAG AATAAACACTTTTGGCAGTACAAGGATGATTTAAATAAAGCGAATGAGTTGGCTTCGAAAGGGTATAAAGTGGCACTCCAAAATTTTTGTATTAACCAG ATCGAACACAAGAGGAAGTGGCGGTGGCAAAAAGCTGAAAAGGTACTTGCGGCAAAGGTTGTGGAGAAAAAGAAGCTCATGCAATCTGCTCCTACAGAAAGTGTTTCAGCAACTGCTTCTAATAGGGGTAAAATCAAAGAGGCGGAAGAAGAGAAGCCGAAGAGAACAGAGGAGGAGGAATCGGACAGGAAGGCAGAGGAATTGAGTAAGGAAGATGAAGCGGCTAAATCAAAGGACCAACGCCGGTCGGAGGAGGTAGCTAAAGCTAAGGAAGCACTAGAAAGGAAGAGGGGAAAGGCAGAGAAGGCCAAAGCTCGAGAGGCTAAACGAGCTGCTAATGAAGCCGTCGCTAAACCACCACAAAACTTCCGGCACAGCCAACATAGGGAGAAAACCTCAACAGAGGAGGCCAAAGCACGCAACTGTCGAAGAAGGCTCCATCAACACCAACACCCACCCCTGACGTCGCCGGTGGCGGGCATCTCATCTGGGGTTGACAAAAATATTAACGTCGGCTGA
- the LOC128041158 gene encoding uncharacterized protein LOC128041158, whose protein sequence is MRNKEELAELKITRKLHSIPRPEKPRAPMLQEAKSLGKAGLSLILQGAMTSPTNIARPGHPEDRCWFRPDAVCQHCKKKGHVERVCKNKTKPRQSQFQQPKVEARVAEDSSDQEEQVFAISCLAAEKKCSKGWLLDSGCTNHMSPDASLFKTLDRSCKPKVKVGNGQFIRAEGRGEVLICTPTGNKVISNVLLVPEIDRNLLSIAQLLEKGYSVVFKDKQCHIADLSGSSLMTVTMTDKCFEVHWPSDSKSAYTASVDDSKLWHQRLGHANFRSMARLAKEGLVENFTNSVEHDDVCEVCQIGKQARLPFPKKLKDGEPPKNCKWCTRCMWTYEDESLKNNLTNVYTPQQNGVAERKNRSLMDMVRCLLFEKKLPKTMWAEAVNTAVYLQNRLPTKALASKTPFEAWFGFKPSLAHLKVFGCLCYAQIPAAKRDKLSERAQPGVLVGYSSFKKGYRVLDPLTNKVQVSRDVIFDEKACWNWEKMSERL, encoded by the exons ATGAG GAACAAAGAAGAGCTAGCAGAGCTGAAGATCACCAGGAAGCTGCATTCAATACCAAGGCCAGAGAAGCCTCGAGCACCAATGCTCCAAGAGGCAAAAAGCCTTGGAAAAGCAGGTCTAAGCCTGATACTGCAAGGAGCAATGACCAGCCCTACAAACATTGCAAGGCCAGGTCATCCAGAAGACAGATGCTGGTTTAGGCCAGATGCAGTATGTCAACACTGCAAGAAGAAAGGCCATGTTGAAAGGGTTTGCAAAAACAAAACCAAGCCGAGGCAGAGTCAATTTCAACAACCAAAGGTTGAAGCTCGAGTAGCTGAGGATAGCAGTGACCAAGAAGAGCAGGTCTTTGCTATTTCTTGCTTAGCTGCTGAAAAGAAATGTTCAAAAGGCTGGTTATTGGACAGTGGTTGCACTAACCACATGTCACCAGATGCCTCCTTGTTTAAAACCTTGGATAGAAGTTGCAAACCCAAGGTCAAGGTTGGAAATGGTCAGTTCATAAGGGCTGAAGGAAGAGGAGAGGTGCTGATATGTACTCCTACAGGCAACAAAGTCATCTCAAATGTCTTGCTAGTACCTGAAATTGACAGAAACCTTCTCAGCATAGCTCAATTGCTTGAGAAGGGCTATTCTGTTGTGTTTAAGGATAAACAGTGCCACATTGCTGATCTAAGTGGATCAAGCCTTATGACAGTCACAATGACTGATAAATGCTTTGAGGTCCATTGGCCAAGTGACTCAAAGTCAGCTTACACTGCCTCTGTTGATGATTCCAAGCTTTGGCACCAAAGGCTCGGGCATGCCAACTTCAGGTCAATGGCTCGATTGGCCAAAGAAGGCCTGGTAGAGAACTTCACCAACTCAGTGGAGCATGATGATGTGTGTGAAGTGTGCCAGATAGGAAAACAGGCAAGATTACCATTCCCAAAGAAACTCAAAGATGGAGAGCCACCGAAAAATTGCAAATGGTGCACTCGATGTATGTGGACCTATGAGGATGAATCACTCAAGAATAAT CTTACAAATGTCTACACACCTCAGCAGAATGGGGTAGCTGAAAGAAAGAACAGAAGTCTGATGGATATGGTAAGATGTCTCCTGTTTGAGAAGAAACTGCCCAAGACCATGTGGGCTGAGGCAGTAAACACTGCTGTTTACCTTCAGAATAGGCTCCCTACCAAAGCTCTTGCATCCAAGACACCTTTCGAGGCTTGGTTCGGTTTCAAGCCTTCCTTGGCACATCTGAAGGTGTTTGGTTGCCTGTGTTATGCACAAATACCAGCAGCAAAGAGAGACAAGCTCTCTGAAAGGGCTCAACCAGGTGTTCTAGTAGGCTATAGCTCATTCAAGAAGGGCTACAGGGTTTTGGATCCCTTGACAAACAAAGTCCAGGTGAGCAGAGATGTCATCTTTGATGAAAAAGCCTGCTGGAATTGGGAGAAAATGAGCGAGCGGCTTTGA